Proteins encoded by one window of Sus scrofa isolate TJ Tabasco breed Duroc chromosome 12, Sscrofa11.1, whole genome shotgun sequence:
- the KRT31 gene encoding keratin 31 (The RefSeq protein has 1 substitution compared to this genomic sequence) encodes MPYSFCLPNLSCRSSSSSRPCVPSSCQGITLPGACNIPATVSSGNWFCEGAFNGNEKETMQFLNDRLASYLEKVRQLERNNAELERQIQERSQQQEPLVCPNYQSYFRTIEELQQKILCSKSENARLVVQIDNAKLAADDFRTKYETELGLRQLVESDINGLRRILDELTLCKADLEAQVESLKEELLCLKSNHEEEVNSLRSQLGDRLNIEVDAAPTVDLNSVLSETRSQYEALVETNRRDVEEWFARQTEELNKQVVSSSEQLQSYQAEIIELRRTVNALEVELQAQHNLRDSLENTLTETEARYSSQLAQVQGLIGNVEAQLAEIRADLERQNQEYQVLLDVRARLECEINTYRGLLESEDCKLPCNPCATTNAKTITPCVSNPCPPCAPAVPCTPCVPRPRCGPCSSFVR; translated from the exons ATGCCTTACAGCTTCTGCCTGCCCAACCTGAGCTGccgctccagctcctcctccaggcccTGCGTGCCCTCCAGCTGCCAGGGTATCACCCTACCCGGAGCCTGCAACATCCCCGCCACTGTGAGCAGCGGCAACTGGTTCTGCGAGGGCGCCTTCAATGGCAACGAGAAGGAGACCATGCAGTTTCTGAACGACCGGCTGGCCAGCTACCTGGAGAAGGTGCGCCAGCTGGAGCGGGACAACGCGGAGCTGGAGAGGCAGATCCAGGAGCGGTCTCAGCAGCAGGAGCCCCTGGTGTGTCCCAACTACCAGTCCTACTTCCGGACCATCGAGGAGCTCCAGCAGAAG ATCCTGTGCAGCAAGTCTGAGAACGCCAGGCTGGTGGTGCAGATCGACAATGCCAAACTGGCCGCCGATGACTTCAGGACCAA GTATGAGACGGAGCTGGGCTTGCGGCAGCTGGTGGAGTCAGACATCAATGGCCTGCGCAGGATCCTGGACGAGCTGACCCTGTGCAAGGCTGACCTGGAGGCCCAGGTGGAGTCCCTGAAGGAGGAGCTGCTCTGCCTGAAGAGCAACCATGAGGAG GAAGTCAACTCCCTGCGGAGCCAGCTCGGGGACCGCCTCAACATCGAGGTGGACGCCGCTCCCACTGTCGACCTGAACAGCGTGCTCAGCGAGACCAGGAGCCAGTACGAGGCCCTGGTGGAGACCAACCGCAGGGACGTGGAGGAATGGTTCGCCAGGCAG ACCGAGGAGCTGAACAAGCAGGTGGTGTCCAGCTCGGAGCAGCTGCAGTCCTACCAGGCGGAGATCATCGAGCTGAGACGCACGGTCAACGCCCTGGAGGTGGAGCTGCAGGCCCAGCACAACCTG AGGGACTCTCTGGAGAACACGCTGACGGAGACGGAGGCCCGCTACAGCTCGCAGCTGGCCCAGGTGCAGGGCCTGATCGGCAACGTGGAGGCTCAGCTGGCGGAGATCCGGGCTGACCTGGAGCGTCAGAACCAGGAGTACCAGGTGCTGCTGGACGTGCGGGCCCGGCTGGAGTGTGAGATCAACACGTACCGGGGGCTGCTGGAGAGCGAGGACTGCAA gcTGCCCTGCaacccctgcgccacaaccaACGCCAAGACCATCACGCCCTGTGTGTCCAATCCCTGCCCCCCCTGTGCCCCTGCTGTCCCCTGCACACCCTGtgtcccccgcccccgctgcgGGCCCTGCAGCTCCTTTGTGCGCTAG
- the KRT34 gene encoding keratin, type I cuticular Ha4: MHYSRCLPNLSCRSSCSSRPCVPSSCQGITLPGARNIPATVSSGNWFCEGAFNGNEKETMQFLNDRLASYLEKVRQLERDNAELERQIQERSQQQEPLVCPNYQSYFRTIEELQQKILSAKSENTRLVVQVDNAKLAADDFRTKYEVERSSRQLVESDINSLRRILDELTLCKADLETQVESLREELLCLKKNHEEEVNSLRSQLGDRLNIEVDAAPTVDLNSVLNETRSQYEALVETNRRDVEEWFARQTEELNKQVVSSSEQLQSYQAEIIELRRTVNALEVELQAQHNLRDSLENTLTETEARYSSQLAQVQGLIGNVEAQLAEIRADLERQNQEYQVLLDVRARLECEINTYRGLLESEDCKLPSNPCATTNASANSYVSCSQKRCC; the protein is encoded by the exons ATGCATTACAGCCGCTGCCTGCCCAACCTGAGCTGCCGCTCTAGCTGCTCCTCCAGGCCCTGTGTGCCCTCCAGCTGCCAGGGTATCACCCTACCCGGGGCCCGCAACATCCCCGCCACTGTGAGCAGCGGCAACTGGTTCTGCGAGGGCGCCTTCAATGGCAACGAGAAGGAGACCATGCAGTTTCTGAACGACCGGCTGGCCAGCTACCTGGAGAAGGTGCGCCAGCTGGAGCGGGACAACGCAGAGCTGGAGAGGCAGATCCAGGAGCGGTCTCAGCAGCAGGAGCCCCTGGTGTGTCCCAACTACCAGTCCTACTTCCGGACCATCGAGGAGCTCCAGCAGAAG ATTCTGAGTGCCAAGTCTGAGAACACCAGGCTGGTGGTGCAGGTCGACAATGCCAAGCTGGCCGCCGATGACTTCAGAACCAA GTATGAGGTGGAGCGTTCCTCGCGGCAGCTGGTGGAGTCAGACATCAACAGCCTGCGTAGGATCTTGGACGAGCTGACCCTCTGCAAGGCTGACCTGGAGACCCAGGTGGAGTCCCTGAGGGAGGAGCTGCTCTGCCTCAAGAAGAACCATGAGGAG GAAGTCAACTCCCTGCGGAGCCAGCTCGGGGACCGCCTCAACATCGAGGTGGACGCCGCTCCCACCGTCGACCTGAACAGCGTGCTCAACGAGACCAGGAGCCAGTACGAGGCCCTCGTGGAGACCAACCGCAGGGACGTGGAGGAATGGTTCGCCAGGCAG ACCGAGGAGCTGAACAAGCAGGTGGTGTCCAGCTCGGAGCAGCTGCAGTCCTACCAGGCGGAGATCATCGAGCTGAGACGCACGGTCAACGCCCTGGAGGTGGAGCTGCAGGCCCAGCACAACCTG AGGGACTCTCTGGAGAACACGCTGACGGAGACGGAGGCCCGCTACAGCTCGCAGCTGGCCCAGGTGCAGGGCCTGATCGGCAACGTGGAGGCTCAGCTGGCGGAGATCCGGGCTGACCTGGAGCGTCAGAACCAGGAGTACCAGGTGCTGCTGGACGTGCGGGCCCGGCTGGAGTGTGAGATCAACACGTACCGGGGGCTGCTGGAGAGCGAGGACTGCAA GCTTCCCAGCAACCCCTGCGCCACCACCAATGCTAGTGCCAACTCCTATGTGTCCTGCTCTCAAAAGCGTTGCTGTTAA